In Drosophila simulans strain w501 chromosome 3R, Prin_Dsim_3.1, whole genome shotgun sequence, a single window of DNA contains:
- the LOC6729356 gene encoding TBC1 domain family member 7: MNTDERNFRSIYYEKCQINSVEEQKSLNKLLQDDIRNLSKLKQFCMNYTVPNNNRSYLWALVMGILPLHKASTAYVRDQRREMYEDLRRAVTVLRLNDNKQKDPFMWLIDHKKKAQVMHTMWLIESNRLWHGNTSASLQADDMHFIEIVRTLLQIFDDNVETYWIAKGFYKYTRELKKECVKLKEQTQNMLKREDLSLLNHLELLGLFDGNSTLLDNWYITCFAGIICTTHLVKIWDKVCGGSRKIVVFLFVELVKDIRSSILKQTSLADVKRLIETVKDLDGVIIVNKAIKSLQNNSSEVEYTH, encoded by the exons ATGAATACTGACGAGCGAAACTTCAGGTCCATCTACTAtgaaaaatgccaaataaacAGCGTCGAGGAACAAAAGTCGCTGAACAAACTACTACAGGATGACATCCGCAACCTGAGCAAGCTGAAGCAGTTCTGCATGAACTACACAGTGCCGAACAACAATAGGAGCTATCTGTGGGCCCTGGTCATGGGCATTCTCCCGCTCCACAAAGCGTCCACGGCGTACGTACGCGACCAGAGACGCGAAATGTACGAGGATCTGAGGCGAGCGGTAACCGTGCTCCGGCTTAACGACAATAAGCAGAAGGACCCCTTCATGTGGCTGATAGACCATAAGAAGAAGGCGCAGGTCATGCACACCATGTGGCTGATAGAGTCCAATCGACTGTGGCATGGCAATACTAGTGCCAGTCTCCAGGCGGACGACATGCACTTCATAGAGATTGTGCGCACATTGCTGCAAATATTCGACGACAACGTGGAAACCTACTGGATAGCAAAGGGATTCTACAAGTACACTCGCGAACTGAAGAAGGAGTGCGTCAAGCTGAAGGAGCAAACGCAGAATATGCTGAAGCGCGAAGATTTGTCCTTGCTCAA TCACCTGGAGCTTCTGGGCCTGTTTGATGGCAACTCAACGCTACTGGATAACTGGTACATAACCTGCTTTGCTGGAATAATTTGTACAACTCATTTGGTCAAGATATGGGACAAAGTCTGTGGAGGGTCCCGGAAGATTGTTGTTTTCCTGTTTGTAGAACTAGTTAAAGACATAAGGTCATCGATACTAAAGCAAACATCTTTAGCAGACGTCAAAAGACTTATAGAAACG GTAAAGGATCTCGACGGTGTTATTATCGTAAACAAGGCCATCAAATCGCTacaaaacaacagcagcgaagTCGAGTACACGCACTAA
- the LOC6729357 gene encoding 28S ribosomal protein S24, mitochondrial produces the protein MCPSLANRYVTSISCCWTQNCFCRKIMNFLKKLVPQVATEVQQLSRSGFHTSSVCCRVQSGRYRITTKRNRPLTYEMANPPHFIGHRKSWNSWNTSTIKDALRPSQTAIEDVFIRKFVTGTWHALVCSEIIIKRQHNTIRIAALIRQAITPRKMYFLIGYTEELLSYWMQCPVTLELQTVGDKKDVVFKYI, from the exons ATGTGTCCATCTCTAGCAAACCGTTACGTCACGTCAATCAGCTGTTGCTGGACGCAAAATTGTTTCTGCCGCAAAATAATGAACTTCTTGAAAAAG CTGGTGCCCCAGGTGGCGACCGAGGTGCAGCAGCTCAGCCGGTCAGGATTCCACACCAGCTCCGTGTGCTGTCGCGTGCAATCCGGGCGGTACCGCATAACCACAAAGCGAAACAGGCCTCTTACCTACGAGATGGCCAATCCGCCGCATTTTATTGGCCACCGCAAATCGTGGAACTCATGGAACACAT CAACAATAAAGGATGCCCTGCGTCCGTCCCAGACCGCCATAGAGGATGTGTTCATCCGCAAGTTTGTCACCGGCACATGGCATGCCCTCGTCTGCTCCGAGATCATCATCAAGCGGCAGCACAACACTATTAGGATTGCGGCCCTTATTCGGCAGGCGATCACCCCGCGAAAAATGTACTTCCTTATTGGTTACACGGAGGAGCTGCTCTCCTATTGGATGCAGTGTCCCGTGACCCTGGAACTGCAGACGGTGGGCGATAAAAAGGACGTGGTCTTCAAATACATTTAG
- the LOC6729358 gene encoding adenomatous polyposis coli protein: MTLNESDATRLELTRNFLELSRNPETCTALRSSDCIQLLVQILHANDEGLSTARKYASQALHNIVHNNPEEKERQREVKMLRLLDQILDYCNFLHTQLQSGGEAIADDEDRHPLAAMKLLMKASFDEEHRQTMCELGALKAIPNLVHLDHAVHGPAAGREQCNALRSYGLMALTNLTFGDENVHNKSYLCGQRQFMEVVIAQLNTAPDELLQVLAGVLRNLSWRADKHMKTIFNELGTVTSLARAAMQNKNENTLKAILSALWNLSAHCSTNKAEFCAVDGALAFLVGMLSYEGPSKTLKIIENAGGILRNVSSHIAVCEPYRQILRRYNCLAILLQQLKSESLTVVSNSCGTLWNLSARCPEDQQYLIDHNAIPLLRALISSKNSMIAEGSASALKNLVNFRATQELMPNGDGGSLPLDKEAGHGGTLPRRFSSLRLSSNPTGSLKKVRPSAVSTTGFLNRKCESRESIYSGKSDSTKYSTKSEGAKNPFEIVTPTEEQPIDYSMKYMEHKPNSSKTFEIDLDQPTDFSARYKERRSAQTAQPELKTETNEIRSKELQLTKSSSATELRNSPGLVAVSAAKQKIATETETETAERPINYCEEGTPGSFSRFDSLNSLTEKPEKCMPPKTPTKTAVLPVQVDGNTPQNIDSALETPLMFSRRSSMDSLVGDDETVACEDNGSVISEYSRMQSGVISPSELPDSPTQSMPQSPRRDRKVTTQNNLDTPVQKPSTVFEDKLNRFHVEHTPAAFSCATSLSNLSMMDDSNANAIRGQRGNDINGNGDAPRSYCTEDTPAVLSKAPSNSDLSILSIPNDLNANEAQPVPAPRADVTGMDTRMPAEDAISKMRCGGNALPSYLPVSDEMSKYYVEDSPCTFSVISGLSHLTVGSAKAGPVLKLPVRTAEEAQAPKLPPRRSAVQGEAEPRLPPKKSDSLSSLSMDSDDDCNLLSQAIAAGSCRPQPSGASTSSSLANASTSTLCRENGQPKKPAEDGDKPNYSSDDSLDDDDDDARSKSLFEQCILSGMHKSNDALESEGEPPGQRQEISARDRFVSNQVRQIESMLAGRQQ; this comes from the exons ATGACGCTGAACGAGAGCGACGCTACTCGCCTGGAGCTGACGCGCAACTTCCTGGAGCTGTCCCGAAATCCGGAAACATGCACCGCCCTGCGCAGCTCGGACTGTATCCAGCTTCTGGTGCAGATTCTGCACGCCAACGACGAAGGCCTCTCCACGGCGAGAAAGTACGCCAGCCAGGCGCTGCACAACATCGTCCACAATAATCcggaggagaaggagcgcCAGCGGGAGGTGAAGATGCTGCGCCTGCTGGACCAGATCCTCGACTACTGTAACTTTCTGCACACGCAGTTGCAGAGCGGCGGTGAGGCCATCGCAGATGATGAGGATCGTCATCCGCTGGCGGCTATGAAGCTCTTAATGAAAGCCAGTTTCGACGAGGAGCACCGCCAGACTATGTGCGAACTGGGAGCCCTCAAGGCGATTCCCAATTTGGTCCACCTTGATCATGCGGTCCATGGACCGGCTGCCGGTAGAGAACAGTGCAACGCCCTCAGGAGCTACGGCCTCATGGCCCTTACGAATCTCACCTTCGGAGACGAGAACGTCCACAACAAATCGTATCTGTGCGGTCAGCGACAGTTCATGGAAGTGGTCATTGCTCAATTGAACACGGCTCCGGATGAACTTCTACAG GTTCTTGCTGGTGTGCTGCGCAATCTCTCGTGGCGCGCGGACAAACACATGAAGACTATCTTTAACGAGCTGGGTACTGTGACCTCCTTGGCTCGAGCAGCCATGCAAAACAAGAACGAGAACACTCTCAAGGCCATACTTTCAGCCCTTTGGAATCTCTCAGCGCACTGCAGCACCAACAAGGCGGAGTTTTGTGCAGTAGACGGAGCACTGGCCTTTTTGGTCGGAATGCTTAGCTACGAGGGTCCGAGTAAAACTCTTAAGATCATCGAAAATGCAGGCGGCATTCTTCGAAATGTATCGAGCCACATTGCGGTGTGTGAGCCGTACCGACAAATCCTAAGACGGTACAATTGCCTTGCCATTCTGTTGCAACAGTTGAAATCGGAGTCTCTAACCGTGGTAAGCAACTCCTGCGGAACTCTGTGGAATCTCTCGGCGCGTTGTCCCGAGGACCAGCAATACCTCATTGACCACAATGCCATCCCGCTCTTGCGGGCCCTAATCAGCTCCAAGAACTCCATGATTGCGGAGGGCAGTGCCTCGGCTTTGAAAAACCTAGTTAATTTCAGGGCCACTCAGGAGCTTATGCCCAATGGAGATGGTGGGTCCCTGCCACTAGACAAGGAAGCTGGCCATGGAGGTACGCTGCCACGGAGATTCAGCTCACTGCGCCTAAGCTCAAATCCCACGGGATCGCTTAAGAAAGTGCGACCCTCAGCAGTCAGCACAACTGGCTTTCTGAACAGAAAGTGTGAGAGCCGAGAGTCCATTTACTCGGGCAAATCCGATTCCACTAAATACTCAACCAAGTCGGAGGGAGCGAAGAATCCCTTCGAAATTGTCACACCCACTGAAGAGCAGCCCATTGACTACTCCATGAAGTACATGGAGCACAAACCCAATAGCAGTAAGACCTTTGAGATCGACTTGGATCAGCCAACAGATTTCAGTGCTAGATATAAGGAGAGACGATCCGCTCAGACGGCACAGCCGGAGCTGAAGACGGAGACTAATGAGATTAGAAGTAAGGAGTTGCAACTGACAAAGTCCTCCTCGGCCACGGAGCTGCGCAATAGTCCTGGGCTGGTGGCGGTTTCAGCAGCTAAGCAGAAAATTGCCACTGAAACGGAGACGGAAACTGCAGAGCGACCAATAAACTACTGTGAAGAAGGGACTCCCGGCAGCTTCAGTCGCTTCGACTCGCTCAACAGCCTCACAGAGAAACCGGAGAAATGTATGCCGCCAAAAACTCCAACGAAAACTGCTGTTCTCCCGGTACAAGTTGACGGAAATACGCCTCAAAACATCGATTCCGCACTAGAAACTCCACTAATGTTTTCGCGGCGCAGCTCTATGGACTCATTGGTGGGCGACGACGAAACGGTTGCCTGCGAGGACAATGGATCCGTGATCAGTGAATACAGCCGGATGCAGAGTGGTGTTATTTCCCCCTCAGAGCTGCCCGATTCACCCACCCAGAGTATGCCGCAATCTCCGAGAAGGGATAGAAAAGTGACCACTCAAAATAACTTGGATACACCTGTTCAGAAGCCCAGCACTGTGTTTGAGGACAAGTTGAACAGATTCCACGTGGAGCACACACCTGCTGCCTTCTCCTGCGCCACCAGTCTAAGTAATCTGAGCATGATGGACGACTCTAATGCAAACGCTATTCGAGGGCAGCGTGGAAATGACATCAACGGCAATGGCGATGCTCCTCGCAGCTATTGCACAGAGGACACTCCTGCCGTGCTTTCCAAAGCGCCAAGCAATAGTGATCTGTCCATTTTGTCCATCCCGAATGATTTAAATGCGAATGAGGCGCAGCCAGTGCCTGCTCCGCGAGCTGATGTTACCGGAATGGACACTCGGATGCCGGCAGAAGATGCAATCTCTAAGATGCGCTGCGGTGGCAATGCATTGCCCAGTTATCTGCCAGTGTCGGATGAAATGAGCAAGTACTATGTCGAGGACAGTCCCTGCACGTTTTCGGTCATCTCGGGACTTTCCCATCTCACTGTTGGCTCTGCTAAGGCTGGGCCTGTTCTAAAACTGCCCGTGAGGACTGCAGAAGAGGCTCAGGCACCCAAACTTCCTCCCAGGCGCAGTGCAGTTCAAGGAGAGGCGGAGCCGCGCTTACCGCCGAAGAAAAGCGACTCTCTGAGCTCACTCTCCATGGATTCGGATGACGACTGCAATCTTCTAAGTCAG GCCATTGCTGCGGGAAGTTGTCGACCTCAGCCCAGCGGTGCCAGTACCAGCTCCAGCCTGGCGAACGCTAGTACCAGCACTCTATGCAGGGAAAATGGGCAGCCAAAGAAGCCGGCGGAGGATGGCGATAAGCCGAACTACAGCTCAGATGACTCGctagacgacgacgacgatgatgcaCGGTCCAAGTCGCTATTTGAGCAGTGCATTCTGAGCGGCATGCATAAGTCCAACGACGCCTTGGAGTCGGAGGGTGAGCCGCCGGGGCAGCGCCAGGAGATCAGTGCCCGGGATCGATTTGTCAGTAACCAGGTGCGCCAGATTGAGTCCATGTTGGCTGGACGTCAGCAGTAG
- the LOC6729359 gene encoding vesicular integral-membrane protein VIP36, which produces MTKPTRAYCSLVLLALLVAPFVVLGEDMPREPDYMKREHSLVRPFQGVGVILPHWDFLGNTMVTSNYIRLTPDLQSKSGALWNYSPVMTRNWEVHIGFKVHGKGTELFGDGFAIWYTKERMQTGPVFGSKDHFSGLAIILDTYSNHNGPHNHQHPYLSAMVNNGSWSYDHDRDGTHTQLAGCEVRFRNVEYETLVSIRYENDILSVSTDLENRNEWKNCFVVANVELPTGYHFGMSATTGDLSDNHDIHSFKFYDLDLNVNHDEIIRRSNIIPNAKTFEPPREHKEDPKPGMSNAKIFFILLFVVVVAAAVAIFAISYFKDRNARKRFY; this is translated from the exons ATGACCAAACCGACGCGCGCATACTGTTCCCTGGTCCTGCTGGCGCTCCTCGTCGCCCCGTTCGTGGTGCTCGGTGAGGATATGCCCAGGGAGCCGGACTACATGAAGCGGGAGCACAGTTTGGTGCGTCCATTCCAAG GCGTAGGCGTGATCCTGCCACACTGGGACTTCCTGGGTAACACGATGGTGACCAGCAACTATATAAGACTGACGCCGGACTTGCAGTCCAAGAGCGGTGCACTTTGGAACTACTCG CCCGTGATGACTCGCAATTGGGAGGTGCACATTGGCTTCAAGGTGCACGGCAAGGGAACTGAACTGTTCGGCGATGGGTTTGCCATTTGGTACACAAAGGAGCGCATGCAAACCGGGCCGGTCTTTGGCAGCAAGGATCACTTCTCCGGACTGGCCATCATTCTGGACACCTATAGCAATCACAATGGTCCACACAAC CACCAACATCCATATCTCAGCGCCATGGTGAACAATGGCAGCTGGAGCTACGACCACGATCGCGATGGAACGCACACTCAGCTGGCCGGCTGCGAAGTTCGTTTCCGCAATGTGGAGTACGAGACACTGGTTAGCATTCGGTACGAAAACGACATTCTGTCGGTGTCCACAGATCTGGAGAACCGCAACGAATGGAAGAACTGCTTTGTAGTGGCCAACGTTGAGCTACCCACGGGCTACCACTTCGGCATGTCTGCGACGACGGGTGATCTGTCCGATAATCACGATATCCACAGTTTCAAGTTCTATGACCTGGACTTGAACGTAAAT CACGATGAGATTATCCGGCGCTCCAATATCATACCGAATGCCAAGACTTTCGAGCCCCCGCGCGAGCACAAAGAAGATCCCAAGCCGGGAATGTCCAACGCCAAGATCTTCTTCATCCTTCTCTTCGTGGTTGTCGTGGCGGCTGCAGTGGCCATCTTCGCCATCTCCTACTTCAAGGATCGCAACGCGCGAAAACGTTTCTACTGA